From the genome of Trypanosoma brucei brucei TREU927 chromosome 11 chr11_scaffold01 genomic scaffold, whole genome shotgun sequence:
GTTGTTTTTCGGCTTAGGTCGCACCTTTTCATACGTCCAGGAATACACGGTCGGCATTCTTTTTCGTAAGGACGCTCTATATCACCGCTGGTCAGCCAATCTCGTGCCAAATTCTCACGTGTTTACATGGATGCAACCACTGGCTTCTGCGGACCGGTGGCGCTTGCAGCTTTACTTAGCCTTCGCTACCTACAAGGAACTGCTATTAATCGTGCTGGGAACCGTCCTCGTGTCTGTCGGGTTGCTTATTGCGTTATTAAGGTGGAGGGAATTACGGCAAGATCAGCGGGAGCTGAAGCTGAGGTAGCGAATTACGGGAGCATCATTCAGCTGTGGGGGCTGGTGTGAGGTATCGAAAGTTTTTAGTGAAAGCGCTGTGTGTCATTtgctaaaagaaaatactttagtcaaaaaaaatatatacaattCGTTATCGCGTTCGCGACGGTGGTGTGCTATGTCTCAAACGGAGAAGGAACACGCCTCAACGGGCTTTCACTCCTTCATACTACCTGTCTTCCTTCCATGCACTGCTACATGAACATGTTGATGTGTTTGGGTTCGTCTATATCTTCTTTGAACGACTTttaacaataaaataaaaagtttcCCCAAGAAGGATTGAGAAGGAAAGACCTCCTGCTTAGTAGCAGcacaaagcaaaaggaagtaGACAAATGGGTCACCTCCACCAATGGCGCTCCCGCCAAAAGATTGGCATGGGCAAAGGATCCCGCCACTGCGTCATTTGCTCCAACCAAAAGGCTCTCATCCGCAAGTATGAACTGAACGTCTGTCGTCAGTGCTTCCGTGAGAATGCCGAGAACATTGGTTTCGTCAAGCTGCGTTAAGATCGCTGACACGTCATCGAATGATGAGCGAAATGGAGGGACTGACGACTCCCGTGATTGGCTGTATGGAAGgcccttctctttttgtcttttctttcactgaTAGGGGTACGCAACTTAcgtgctttttttcctcttttttcctttacctcGTGAAGATGCGAGGGTAACTGTCCTTTCCACCACCCCACTTATTTCTCCCTTGGCTTATCAACTGCATTCAGGGAATTTGTCGTACAACTAGTCGGGAATATTgcctcccttcccttcccttcccttccttttctttctttttcttttcaaaccAGGGGGGTAGATTCGTGCAGTCCACTACAGGGTTTTCAGAACCGCCTGCAAGTGGAGGCACAGACATAACCTCTGGTACCAGTGGCGAAAAAGGCGGTGGCATCTGaaagaagaggtggaggCCGCTACGTTGAGGGCGCAGGGTTACACTAATGAAGTTTTCACGCGTTGCCATACCAGGGGTGAAGCATGTTATAACACTGTGTAGTGCGAAGGGGGGAGTGGGAAAGTCCACTTGTTCCGTTAATGTTGCACTTGCTTTGAAAAATATCGGGTTTAATGTTGGTGTAGTGGATGCAGACATCACGGGACCGTCCATTCCTACGATGATGGGCGTGGACTCGTCCCAAGTGGAAACTTACCGCGTGGCGGGGAGTGACCGATTTGCACCACCTACCAATTTTGGGGTGAAGGTTATGAGCATGGGTCTTATCGTTCCTCATGATGAAGCTATAGCTGTGCGAGGACCAATGGTGAATAAGTATATCCGGGCCTTACTGTTTCAAACAGACTGGGATGAGTTGGACTACCTGGTGATTGATATGCCCCCGGGAACGAACGATGTCCACCTCACAATTACACAAGAGGTGGTTTTGAGGGGTGCCGTTATCATTTCTACACCACAGAAGATTGCCCTAGTAGACGTCAGGCGTGGCATAGATATGTTTGCAGCAGTAAACACGCCTATAATTGGGATTGTGGAAAACATGAGTTACTTTAAGTGTACCCAATGCGAGACAAAGCATTATCTTTTCGGTACTGGTGGAGTCAAGGCGACGGCGGAGGAGCTTGGGGTTCCATACCTCGGTGAGGTGCCTTTCCAACAACGCATTATGTCAGACACAGACGAAGGATACCCGCCGGCACTAAGGGGGGACCGCTCTCTAGATGCTGCCCTCCCATTTTATGAGCTTGCCGAGCGTATTGACACTGCAGTAAATGCTCTGGTAGCTGGTAACGACGGGCGCAAGCAAACGGTAGAAACACCTACCATAACGTTTCAGTAAAAACGATAATCCGAAAAGGTGAGTCGTTCACACAAGCCGTAACGCAGTCTTTTCCCTACGACGGCAACTTACTTTGTTATTATACCATTtttcaataaaataaatcatTACCGATCCCTCTCTGCGTTTAAGCGCAACCCCACTCTTTCGAAATGCCCTTTGCACCGATCACTAAAAGCTCCACACgcgcatacatacatattttttcttctttctccttcccatTCCCTCCAATGTGTATTGCTGTAAGACTATTAACTACATCAAGGGCACAAACATTTAAAAGAGTTGATAAACACAAAGTTCATACAAAAGGAATTAAACTGATCAGCTGAATTCTAAACCCCGGCATTATATCGATGATGCGTCCACTCTCACTTGTGTGGTGGGCTATCTTCGTACTCCTCGCTGCTACAGGCGCAAATTGCTCGTACGTGCTGGAGCTTGTCCAGGTGGTTCATCGTGGTGGAATCACCCCGCCGCCCGTCGGAACACCCGATCGCGAAAAACTATGCAGCCCCGACAGCGGGAGCAGTTGTGCCGCCATCGCAAATCATGGCGTGCAACAGCTTATCGACATGGGTGCCTACATTGAGAAACTTTacaaaaatgatgatgaaacAGAAGGGGCCAAAGCATGGTTGGGCTCCACATATGATTCGGCCGCTGTGTACACTCATTCCTTTGCTGATCCCGCACTGGTGCAGGCTGCAACAGCTTTACTGAAGGGTATATACGCCGAGGAGCAGGGTAATATCACACCTGCAGTGATTTCAGCACCTCCCGCGGATGATACGCTACTCAATGTTAATGCTCTCCCTTCGTTTGTCCTCGGGAACGAGGCAAAAGCGCAGCATTTCAATAAGACAATGGAAGAAGCTGTAGACGAGCAGTTCCCCGACAGCAGTGTTATTGGTACGATGGGGAGGGAGGTTGGGTTAAGCGAAGCGTGTTCGTCAGCCGACAACCGTGTTTGGTGCTGCCACCGTCTGCAGCAACTCGCAACGATGTACTCTGCAATGAAGGATGGTGGTAGTGGTGCGCCAACGGTGATGGAAAATGTGGGACGACTGGATGCTGTTGCAACTGTTCGCTCCCATACGCTTTACGGTTACTCTACTGAGGATGAACTGGCGAAAGCCCGTGGGAGCCTTGGACAACCATTGGCACAGGAACTTCTTTTGGGAATGCGTCGCAAGATGTTGCAAAAGGATGATGTCAATTACAACACTCACAAAGTAATGCAGTATGTTCACAACACTCCAATCCGTACTACTGTTGGGTACCAACCAACGGACCTAGTGCCAGTTGCTGAAACCTTTCTTATTGACCTTCTCCGTGACGACACTACGGAAGTGTACTTTGTACGCCTACGCCACGCTGTTGTGAAAACGGAGCCCGCTGCCATGCCGTCAGCCGCTGACTTCCCGTTTCGATGTGTCAATGCTGCGGGGGATTCGAGTGGGGTAAAGTCAAAGGATGGCTTCATTTGCCCCTTCGATGACTTTGTGCGCTTCGTGGACAGCAGCAAGGGTACAGGTGCTGGCGGTGCCATTTGTCATTTAGACACCAGTACGGCAGATAATTTACAGTGTAGTGTAGTGGGTCCGCCCACATCACCACAGTGTGAGCGTTACCGGAGGCTGTGTCCACGCCTGGCATGCCCGGATGGCCACATTTACGACGTGGTGAGTGGTATGTGCACATCTCTTTATGCGGATGAAGCGATTCTCACAGGTGGCGTTGTTGCGTCCCTCTGTATCGCTCTCTTATTCTCGGGGGTGATGCTCGGCATTATCATGGTTGAAATGTACCCGGTGATGTTTAAACAAAAGATGGCTGTCTAAATTTTTTACAGGTCGCTATGCACTGCGGTGGCCAGTATGccgtgtttgtatttttttcctttttttttctctgacATCATTGTTAAATATTCAATGTTTTGCCGAGATATGATGGCATGAATATTTATCAGTGATGTGCAGTTGTACAGGGGTCATAGGCACGGGGGGGTGGGGGAGAAGGACGGACATTGTCGTGAGTTGTGGATGGTGGAAGCGTTAAAAAGCGCCCTCCTCACGATAAACACGTaaattgttatttatttatttaaatatCAGGTATTATATAAtcgtttatttattattattatttttttgtgttcgtgCGTTTGGTTTTTGAGGTTGTCGGCCCCTCAAACAGTAGTAGACTAGACCacggaaggggaaggggtcTAAAAGAAATCCACTTAAATTTAGGAACTCTGTGGCAGtgcgttttatttttcatttgtatgtaattctttgttttttaaatttttgttACCTTCAAAGCTCAGGCTCTGCACACGTTGGAGTGTGTGTTGTACTGTTTACTTTGCACATTGTGTTAAGGTTACGATAACAGAGGTAACAAGTGAAGCGGAGGATGAAATAGAGAATTAAATGAAGAATGACggggagaggaagggaggaacgaattcgaatatatatatatatatatatatattgatataGTGGCTGGCCATCCTATTTTGTCCGTagcatgtttttttcttatcgtATTTGTTATTcatattatttgttttatcaGGAGGAAAGAAGTATTAAGGGGGAAATGAAAGATTTATTTCTTGGGGGCGAGGGGATCTTTTGTTCGCGgatcggggggggggggggtagacGACCAGCTGTTTTTTAAACATTTTTATCAGGTTGTTGTTGAGGAGGAACAAGGAAAGTATTTAACAGGCGTTGTGATGTTTGAAGCACGTGTATCCAACGGTTCAAGCACAACTAAAGCCAAAAGCTCGTACAATCAAGTACGCAGTGGAGGGAAAACTGTTTCCTCTCTCTGTTCTATTAAGAATACTTAACAATAAGAAATAAGCGAACCATGTGATGAATGTTACACTGCGGGACTTTTAAACTATGACCTCCACAATAGTGGCTGCGCTAATGCCCCTCACTGCCCCACTGAACCGCAGCAACGTTACATGACACCTTCCATTGTCGCGGTCATGTGGTTCGTGGACACTGTTTGGTATTtcttattactatcattttgtgttctttacttttttgtgtgcgtgctATTGTGTTTGCTTTTCGTACTTTTACTGTAAGCACCGGATGCACACGCGAGTTTTCCCtgtggtgcaattccttttcctctgctTCTTATCATCCTCGACGAGGCCACGCACTAACACACCTCAACccacattttttattttttttttacgacaACTTCTACCTCCACCACATTCTCGCGCgctgagtgtgtgtatggctACCATGGAAAGGACAGAAGAAGggaaacttctttttttttttttgtactctGCAGGTAGCTTTACAGCGGCTGCTCCTCTCACACCTCCTTTAGTTCATCTAGTTGTCCATCAGCCCTCTGCACATACGCGGGGGTGCTAGCGGTGGCAAACAGTGAAGGCGAGTGCGACGGCTGCTCTAACCAAGAGGAAACTCGTTCAatcttttgtttgctctctctctctctactGATGGATTTTGGCACGGATGTAGCAGCATTGCCAGCGCGCCGCACAAAACTTGTATTCCTCTACAGCAGCGATGACGAAGACGATGATAAGGGAACTGTGGCATCCACAGCAATGGGGACGCCTATGATGGGGGAAGTTTGTGGGGTTCTCCATAATGGTAACGGGTGCAGTGGTTCAATTGCCGttgaggtggaggaagaggcATGCCTGAGGCCACCAGCGGAGGATCTCATGGTCATGCGTCAGGAAGCGGATGCGttgaagcaaaaggaagaaaaggaggaccCCGATTTCGTGGAGGATGTTGAGGGGGTTGCGGAGGTGCCGACGCGCCCCCGTGTGAAAGTTGTCGATGCACCAGCCTTGTGGGAAACTGCGGCAGGGCTGCGGAATTATTTGCGTGCGGAGGAGGTTGGGACCCTCTCGAATTCACACAAACGTTTCCgcgaggaggaaaaagacgaATTGAATGCGTGCGCTACCGGGGTGGAAAGGAGGCCTCGGCCACtgtttgatgatgatggaCTTGTCCGAGCCGTGGCGGTAGATGGTTACACGCTCACAGTTGACGAAACTGAATTGCAACAAGTGTGTGGTTCTGAAGGGACGCGTGAGCGTTGTGCCGAAGACAGGGAACTCCATGATTATCTTGACTGTGATGAGCGCTGTGAGCTGGGCGGTGAAGATGCGGATGAGGGgcgggaagaagaggaaggtgAATAcggtgatgatgaggaagatgaagatgacgaggaggaggatgaggagctAGACGCCGCGCTGGTTGTTGCCGTTGTCGAGCAGTTGGTTCGCTGCTGCGAAAGCGATGAACTTGACGAAGCCCTGCGTGGTGACGGAGATCAGTTCCTGGAGCGTGCGCGTCCACTGCTCCATCAAGTAAACTCCGGTGAAATGGAACCCTTGGCGTTTGGCGAGGAGGTAAGGAAGGACATACTGAAGTTGCAGCGTGCATTTAGGCGTGTGAGCCGCCCTCGGGACGAGCCAGTTGTTATTGATGGAGTTGTGATGGACATCTGAAACCGAAGCAAGCCATTCCGAGCTGGACGACCCCTGTGGAgacaaaggaggaaaataagaACCGTGTAAAGGCTTGGGCATGCGATTTAAGAATCACGTTGTTGGTGCTTGTGCCGCAAAGAACTGATTCCTCTACTGAACAGCATCTACTACACAATGCAGTGCACTGCACCTGTTAGTCCCTACACCCTTgttagtttcttttccatttttttttccgctctTCTAGCTGTGTCCTCATTTCGGTTGTCAGCACCCTAGCTTTTCACACCGTAAGACCGGTGACCAGCAATACACGTATCTTTCTACCCAACAAGTCGGACAGAGGTGGCGAGGAGGGAAAGCCATTGCTCTTTTGGGTACTCGAGAACATAAAGTTAACAGAAGGAAGCTGCCGACCACAACGATAAGGGAGTGTAAATGAACAAGGGGGACGCTGGGACCCGTGATGTGCGTCCCAAAGGCTGACAAGGGAAAGAGGCAATTGGAGAGGTGAGGGACGGTGGGGTGCCGTGTCACATTGGTGTTTTCGTAGGTTTGGTATGAAAAAATTATGTTTTACGCGTGAGTGTTGTGGGGGCGGCTCGTTTCCATACACCCGGAAGCTTTACCTCACGCACAGTTAGGTCCAAATAGTTTCATCGTCGGAGCCAGCATACGTTTCTCTCCAAAAGTGGTGTGGTGCTTCACAACGGAGTTGTTGTGCACTTGTAATTTCACCcttattttttgtcatttctttGTTCTCTAGTTTTCAGGGAGAAGGTAACAGTTGGTAAACCTCCGACATAAGGGAGAGTAGCAAACAGGCAGCGAGGTTATATGAATCCAGAAGCGGAGGAATTTGTACCGAAGGGGAACCGCACACCAGGATCCGGTGGTCGGCGTGGAAACGGTGGTGGCTCCCGGCAGATTCCGGTCCGCGGGGAACGTCaacaaccaccaccaccaccaccaccaccacagcagcaacagcagcaggtgGCGCCGTCGTCACAGACAACACTTCGCGCGAGTGCAGAGCCATTCCAGCCTAAGGGCTCCCAAGGATTTGGGCTCGTTGGGCAAGTACTTCCATATGTTGCCGGCCCACCAGGCGGTGTCCCACAAGCGTGGGAGTCTGTGGAGCCAGTGCCTCCGCTTTCTGTGTGGAAGAGTGATTCAGTGCAGCAAGCGGGCGCAAAACCGCTGTCACTTAGCGCCACACCCTATACGCCTACTAACCCAAAGATTTCGTCCAAGTTCCCAGCCACTCCTGAGGCTCAGCGGGGCCCTTCAACAGAGTTTAAGGACACGACACCAGCGTCACTTCAGCCTcaggaaaaggaagtggTAGAGGTAGGTGAAAAGGCTGTGGCTATAGCCTCGCCCCCGGAGGAAGATGCTGTTGCCGCCAATGGTGGCTCTGTTGATGCCAGCGGCGCACCATCAACGCAGAACTTCACCGTAGGTGAGATAGTGGAGAACGACTTTAGCGGATCGATGCTTCCCAGTTTGTTTCAGGTAGAGGTGCTAGACAAGCCGGCCCCTGCCGAGCCTGTTCGGTTTAATACAGTGTGGGCCCTCTATGCCGACGAGCATCCAACACCGTTTGGAGCTCCGTTAGCGTATCACCCGGTTCTCGTCCACCTTGTTGGGGATGTTGAGTGCTTCTGGCGCCTGTGGAGGCACCTGCCCCCTCCATCCACGTTGCTGCCCGCCTTCACATATCACTGGTTCCGTCGGGACATTAGGCCGAACTGGGAGCACACCCGTAATAAGAATGGTGGAACAATCACCTTCGTAATATTTGACAGAGACAAGCCGGGTTTGAATAACAAGCAGACAATGGATGATGCTTTCATGGCGATGCTCATGGCATGCAGTGGGGAATCTTTGGCGGAGAGTACAACGAACCTCAACGGCGTGATGCTCAAGGTGCGACAGAACAAACCCACAACGCTGCAGATTTGGACAGCCAGCTCAGATGAGTTGAAGCTCAGGTCCTTAGCCCGTAGTCTGAGGACTTTATTAGAAAAGGTTATTGGGCCCAAGCCACTGCAAAAGCTAGAATATTTCTCGCATCAAAGGACGCAGGTTGGTGCCCCCGGTAGTCTGGCCGGAAGGATGAAAGGAAAACCGTCGAGGATAACACCCGACTTCACGCTTTAGTAATCGCTGCTTGCGTACACGTACCGTAAACAGaacatgtttttcttttgtgtgtgtgtgtgtgcatgtatgGTGGGCGTATGCCATGTTATGTGGATGGGAGGGGAGACATTAGGTGGAACGCACAGACAAGATGCGATTCTCACCGATGGTGGGGAAATGACACACATAtaatatctatatctatatatatatatatatagatgttAAGGATGGGAGGAAGTAGAGTGGAAGGTGATGGATGGGACTTTCCTTCACACACcaagggaaaaaagtgggGAGGGGAGTGTAACGGTGCCTTTCTTGCCCTTTAAACTCGAGTCCGCTAGTGCATTTGAGGCGTGTTGTCTCCAAccacttgtttgttttctcctaTAAAAGCTGTAGCACCATTGTTTGGAGTGTCCGACGCAGTGAGCAAACGAAACCGGAGAAAATGTGTTGCATGTGTTCACTGAAGCGCTCGGGCGGTATTGTAATCGGGAAAAGGTCACGACCCCAtaacaagagaaaaattgaaaataGGTCGTGGTCGCCCGCATGCACttcgcttttccttttacgggtaaggttttttttttccatcaccaTGTGGTGTTTTACTTATCAGCTCCTCTGTTTGTAGCCCATGTGTCTTTGTGACCAGTGGCTCGTTATGTtgctttatatatttatgtacatatatatatatatatatatataaggaaGACAATAAAAGGGATGTTTTCGGCGTTAGTAAACAGACATTTCactattgtttttgttactcttattattgttaccgttactgttgttgttttgttttcggttCTTgacctcttttccttctcacgTGAATGCATCGCAGTATCGCCAGTGCGGAATTCCATCACCGCCACCACTACGACCACCAACGAGCACGTAAGCTTATCGCGAGGTTGTTAGGCTGCAGCAcagttatttcttttttttttttagtgcaTAGCCGTTACCAAAGCGACCAACGGGCTCTCCAGTTTTCGCACACATGAAGAGGGAACGAGGAAGGGTGGGTGTAAGCGCAAGGTTTCAATTCGGTGTGATGTGTGTTTGATATTATgaatgtttgtttatttatttatacatgTTTCCTATCCTTGTGTGCGTGcctgcgtgcgtgtgtgtgtgtgtgtgtgtgtgtttgtgtgtgtagttCTTGTGGTAGGCAAAGATGTGAACACAGAGGTGTAGGGGAGGGAACATAGGAGTCACTGTCATAATTTCTTTAACCTTTCCTACCGCTCctcatccttttccttcattttattttctccttttcagtTGATACACTTCGTTGCCC
Proteins encoded in this window:
- a CDS encoding uncharacterized protein (similar to Mrp protein. (Swiss-Prot:P21590) (Escherichia coli;Escherichia coli O6;)), with translation MKFSRVAIPGVKHVITLCSAKGGVGKSTCSVNVALALKNIGFNVGVVDADITGPSIPTMMGVDSSQVETYRVAGSDRFAPPTNFGVKVMSMGLIVPHDEAIAVRGPMVNKYIRALLFQTDWDELDYLVIDMPPGTNDVHLTITQEVVLRGAVIISTPQKIALVDVRRGIDMFAAVNTPIIGIVENMSYFKCTQCETKHYLFGTGGVKATAEELGVPYLGEVPFQQRIMSDTDEGYPPALRGDRSLDAALPFYELAERIDTAVNALVAGNDGRKQTVETPTITFQ
- a CDS encoding membrane-bound acid phosphatase, putative produces the protein MMRPLSLVWWAIFVLLAATGANCSYVLELVQVVHRGGITPPPVGTPDREKLCSPDSGSSCAAIANHGVQQLIDMGAYIEKLYKNDDETEGAKAWLGSTYDSAAVYTHSFADPALVQAATALLKGIYAEEQGNITPAVISAPPADDTLLNVNALPSFVLGNEAKAQHFNKTMEEAVDEQFPDSSVIGTMGREVGLSEACSSADNRVWCCHRLQQLATMYSAMKDGGSGAPTVMENVGRLDAVATVRSHTLYGYSTEDELAKARGSLGQPLAQELLLGMRRKMLQKDDVNYNTHKVMQYVHNTPIRTTVGYQPTDLVPVAETFLIDLLRDDTTEVYFVRLRHAVVKTEPAAMPSAADFPFRCVNAAGDSSGVKSKDGFICPFDDFVRFVDSSKGTGAGGAICHLDTSTADNLQCSVVGPPTSPQCERYRRLCPRLACPDGHIYDVVSGMCTSLYADEAILTGGVVASLCIALLFSGVMLGIIMVEMYPVMFKQKMAV
- a CDS encoding eukaryotic translation initiation factor 4E, putative (similar to Eukaryotic translation initiation factor 4E (eIF4E) (eIF-4E) (mRNAcap-binding protein) (eIF- 4F 25 kDa subunit). (Swiss-Prot:Q9P974) (Candida glabrata;)), giving the protein MNPEAEEFVPKGNRTPGSGGRRGNGGGSRQIPVRGERQQPPPPPPPPQQQQQQVAPSSQTTLRASAEPFQPKGSQGFGLVGQVLPYVAGPPGGVPQAWESVEPVPPLSVWKSDSVQQAGAKPLSLSATPYTPTNPKISSKFPATPEAQRGPSTEFKDTTPASLQPQEKEVVEVGEKAVAIASPPEEDAVAANGGSVDASGAPSTQNFTVGEIVENDFSGSMLPSLFQVEVLDKPAPAEPVRFNTVWALYADEHPTPFGAPLAYHPVLVHLVGDVECFWRLWRHLPPPSTLLPAFTYHWFRRDIRPNWEHTRNKNGGTITFVIFDRDKPGLNNKQTMDDAFMAMLMACSGESLAESTTNLNGVMLKVRQNKPTTLQIWTASSDELKLRSLARSLRTLLEKVIGPKPLQKLEYFSHQRTQVGAPGSLAGRMKGKPSRITPDFTL